One Candidatus Ozemobacteraceae bacterium genomic window carries:
- a CDS encoding glutaredoxin family protein yields the protein MTAQSVPATRPPVRIYTVTWCPHCIRFKEWLDAEGIVYLDHDVDTDDASWQEALALTGGYDIVPVAEIDGKAVWGAFNEAFKDKIRHLLARPA from the coding sequence ATGACGGCGCAGTCCGTTCCCGCAACCCGCCCTCCTGTCCGCATCTACACCGTCACCTGGTGCCCCCATTGCATCCGGTTCAAAGAATGGCTCGACGCAGAGGGCATCGTCTACCTCGACCACGACGTCGATACCGACGACGCCTCGTGGCAGGAGGCGCTCGCGCTGACGGGCGGATACGACATCGTCCCCGTCGCCGAGATCGACGGCAAGGCGGTCTGGGGCGCCTTCAACGAAGCCTTCAAGGACAAGATCCGCCACCTCCTCGCCCGCCCCGCCTGA
- the hisS gene encoding histidine--tRNA ligase, whose amino-acid sequence MAISTLPPSGMRDFLPAELTRRRHVESVIRRVYESFGFVPIETPTVENLSTLLGKYGEEGDQLLFRILHRRDKLARALQQPSVTEKDLAEMGLRYDLTVPLARLIANSKDLPRFFKRYQIQLVWRADRPGRGRFREFQQCDVDITGTTSLIAEAEVCSAVATVLSELGFKDFHIHLNHRQLLRCLISAAGLRPDQEETALVAVDKMDKIGEAGVLKELQARGITDASASLLLEMLRRPEGLDEAGELARLESRLSGIEGASAHIAQLRELLAISAHTPAGSHLRIDATLARGLGYYTGPIFEIRSPLASGSLGGGGRYDNLIGMFRGQTIPAVGFSIGFERLVMVMEEKGLFGELAVGPDVMLCRFDDVAPADVLKAATALRTAGVKVEVYPETPKLGKQLAYAESAGARVAAILGLSEVQTGSITLKHLSTGEQLTLPAGEAPAKIRGWLHP is encoded by the coding sequence ATGGCCATCAGCACTCTTCCCCCCAGCGGGATGCGCGATTTTTTGCCGGCCGAGCTGACTCGCAGACGGCATGTCGAAAGCGTCATCAGGCGCGTTTACGAATCGTTCGGCTTCGTTCCGATCGAAACCCCGACCGTCGAAAACCTTTCGACCCTCCTCGGAAAATACGGGGAAGAAGGCGATCAACTCCTGTTTCGCATCCTTCACCGGCGCGACAAACTCGCTCGGGCCCTCCAGCAGCCTTCCGTCACGGAAAAGGATCTCGCGGAGATGGGTCTGCGCTACGACCTGACCGTTCCCCTCGCCCGCCTCATCGCGAACAGCAAGGATCTACCGAGGTTTTTCAAACGCTACCAGATCCAGCTCGTCTGGCGCGCCGACCGGCCCGGCCGCGGCCGTTTCCGCGAGTTCCAGCAGTGCGACGTCGACATCACCGGCACCACCTCGCTGATCGCCGAGGCCGAAGTCTGTTCCGCCGTCGCCACGGTGCTGAGCGAGCTTGGATTCAAGGATTTCCACATCCATCTCAACCATCGGCAGCTCCTCCGCTGTCTGATCTCGGCCGCCGGTTTGCGGCCCGATCAGGAGGAAACCGCCCTCGTCGCCGTCGACAAGATGGACAAGATCGGCGAAGCAGGCGTTCTGAAGGAACTCCAGGCGCGCGGCATCACCGATGCGTCCGCGTCTCTGCTCCTCGAGATGCTCCGCCGCCCCGAAGGCCTCGACGAAGCCGGCGAGCTCGCCCGTCTCGAATCGCGCCTGAGCGGCATCGAGGGGGCATCCGCCCATATCGCCCAGCTCCGCGAACTGCTCGCCATCTCGGCCCACACGCCGGCCGGCAGCCACCTGCGCATCGACGCGACCCTGGCCCGCGGTCTCGGCTACTATACCGGCCCGATCTTCGAGATCCGCTCGCCGCTCGCCAGCGGCAGTCTCGGCGGCGGCGGACGGTATGATAATCTCATCGGCATGTTCCGCGGCCAGACCATCCCTGCCGTGGGCTTCTCGATCGGCTTCGAGCGGCTCGTAATGGTGATGGAGGAAAAAGGCCTGTTCGGCGAACTCGCCGTCGGCCCGGACGTCATGCTCTGCCGCTTCGACGACGTCGCTCCGGCCGACGTCCTCAAAGCCGCCACCGCGCTCCGCACCGCGGGCGTGAAGGTGGAAGTCTACCCGGAAACCCCGAAACTCGGAAAACAGCTCGCCTACGCCGAGTCGGCAGGCGCGCGTGTCGCGGCCATTCTCGGCTTGTCGGAAGTCCAAACGGGAAGCATCACGCTCAAACACCTGTCGACGGGAGAGCAACTGACGCTGCCTGCCGGCGAAGCTCCAGCTAAAATCAGGGGCTGGCTGCATCCCTGA
- a CDS encoding GNAT family N-acetyltransferase, whose translation MKPLIRELRPADRPAIEAMVRATGFFSEEEIVVALELVDVALAQPGQTDYYFAVADLDGQAVGYACHGLRPLTEGTWDLYWIVVDPRVQRTGAGKALLEWSENDVRKRGARMLVCETSGKPLYDPTRKFYLGRGYTEDARIRDFYKPGDDLVMYIKRF comes from the coding sequence ATGAAACCGCTGATTCGCGAACTCCGGCCGGCCGACCGGCCCGCCATCGAGGCCATGGTGCGCGCCACGGGTTTCTTCTCCGAAGAGGAGATCGTCGTTGCGCTGGAACTGGTCGATGTTGCGCTGGCCCAGCCCGGCCAGACGGACTATTATTTCGCCGTCGCCGACCTGGACGGCCAGGCGGTCGGCTACGCCTGCCACGGTCTTCGCCCCCTGACCGAGGGCACCTGGGATCTGTACTGGATCGTCGTCGATCCCCGCGTGCAGCGCACCGGAGCCGGCAAGGCCCTGCTCGAATGGAGCGAAAACGACGTCAGAAAACGCGGCGCGCGCATGCTGGTCTGCGAAACGTCAGGCAAGCCCCTGTATGACCCGACGAGGAAGTTTTATCTTGGCCGTGGCTACACCGAGGATGCGCGCATTCGCGACTTCTACAAGCCCGGCGACGATCTTGTGATGTATATCAAGAGGTTTTGA
- a CDS encoding ATP-grasp domain-containing protein — MRVLILVNAPAIVERWEGEAASDRGVEHAATAVRSALERRGHQVVPLLVGADPGPLLRAVHEFKPDAVFNLCETIGGNSRLEAAVPFLLRWLKVPCTGNTPEALVLLLDKICTKRLLRDVGLPTPPFAALYDVRGLDGWGDWPAILKPSTEDASLGIDVGSVVSDVEAAKDRFELLFDRFGLPVLIERYIDGRELNVAILATEDGLRFGINEIDYSELPSDRPKILTYDAKWSEESEEFMKTPVKAPAVLEPALDAEVRSLAATAFSALDLRGYARLDLRIDADGKPWILELNPNPDIGPGTGFVKSLPQMGLGYDDAIEQIARMALKSK; from the coding sequence ATGCGCGTCCTGATCCTCGTCAACGCCCCGGCCATCGTCGAACGCTGGGAAGGCGAGGCCGCGTCGGACCGCGGTGTCGAACACGCCGCCACCGCGGTCCGGTCGGCTCTGGAACGCCGCGGCCACCAGGTCGTGCCCCTGCTCGTGGGGGCCGACCCGGGACCGCTGCTCCGCGCCGTCCACGAGTTCAAGCCCGATGCGGTGTTCAATCTGTGCGAGACGATCGGCGGGAACAGCCGGCTCGAAGCGGCCGTCCCGTTTCTTCTGCGATGGCTGAAGGTGCCCTGCACGGGCAATACCCCCGAAGCGCTCGTCCTGCTGCTCGACAAGATCTGCACCAAGCGACTCCTGCGCGACGTCGGGCTGCCGACTCCGCCGTTCGCCGCACTCTACGACGTACGCGGCCTCGACGGGTGGGGGGACTGGCCGGCCATCCTCAAGCCCTCGACCGAAGACGCCTCGCTCGGCATTGACGTCGGAAGCGTCGTTTCCGACGTCGAGGCCGCGAAAGACCGGTTCGAGCTCCTGTTCGACCGGTTCGGCCTTCCGGTGCTGATCGAGCGGTATATCGACGGCCGCGAGTTGAACGTCGCCATTCTCGCGACGGAGGACGGCCTCCGCTTCGGCATCAACGAGATCGATTACTCCGAACTTCCCTCCGACCGGCCGAAGATCCTGACGTACGACGCCAAGTGGAGCGAAGAATCGGAAGAGTTCATGAAAACCCCGGTCAAAGCCCCCGCCGTTCTGGAACCGGCGCTCGATGCGGAAGTGCGCAGCCTGGCCGCGACCGCCTTCTCGGCTCTCGATCTCCGGGGCTACGCTCGTCTCGACCTTCGTATCGATGCGGACGGCAAACCGTGGATTCTCGAGCTGAACCCGAACCCCGATATCGGTCCCGGAACCGGGTTCGTCAAATCTCTCCCGCAGATGGGGCTCGGCTATGACGATGCGATCGAGCAGATCGCCCGCATGGCCCTGAAATCGAAATGA
- a CDS encoding D-alanine--D-alanine ligase produces the protein MRVALAVNRSDRYQSGFGGPEDEYEEFDSPETAAAIANTIESFGHTVDVLEADSTFPEILARGKYDFVFNIAEGLRGRCRESQVPAVAEMLGVAYSGSDAITLGVTLDKELAKRVASGRVPMANGRLFKNPRKIDLTGLSFPILVKPNAEGSSKGIRNTSRITDPEGAKERIAALIDAYNGPVLAEEFLPGLECTVGVVGNEMPRVIGAMEIAPRNVPLEEFVYSLETKRDYLNQVDYHIPPRVSPETLKQIYKVAIEAYKALECRDFARVDVRLDAMGKPRFIECNPLPGLSPVKGDLVILAKATGMTYRELIGEILDVSFARQGLLMQQRAELKCAS, from the coding sequence ATGAGAGTGGCACTTGCGGTGAACAGAAGCGACAGGTATCAGAGCGGATTCGGCGGTCCCGAGGACGAATACGAAGAATTCGACTCCCCCGAGACGGCAGCTGCCATAGCGAATACGATAGAAAGTTTCGGCCACACGGTCGACGTGCTCGAGGCGGACAGCACGTTCCCCGAGATCCTGGCCCGCGGAAAATACGATTTCGTGTTCAATATCGCCGAGGGGCTCCGCGGAAGATGCCGCGAGTCCCAAGTGCCGGCCGTCGCCGAGATGCTCGGCGTGGCCTACTCGGGCTCGGATGCGATCACGCTCGGCGTCACCCTCGACAAGGAACTCGCCAAGCGCGTCGCGAGCGGCCGCGTTCCGATGGCCAACGGACGGTTGTTCAAAAACCCGCGCAAGATTGACCTGACCGGGCTGAGTTTTCCGATCCTGGTGAAGCCGAACGCCGAAGGCTCGAGCAAGGGCATCCGGAACACGTCGCGCATCACCGACCCGGAAGGCGCGAAAGAGCGTATCGCTGCGCTGATCGATGCGTATAACGGTCCGGTCCTGGCCGAGGAGTTCCTGCCGGGGCTCGAGTGCACCGTCGGCGTCGTCGGGAACGAGATGCCGCGCGTCATCGGCGCCATGGAGATCGCGCCGCGCAACGTTCCGCTCGAGGAGTTCGTCTACTCGCTCGAAACGAAGCGCGACTACCTCAACCAGGTCGATTACCACATTCCGCCCCGCGTTTCCCCGGAAACATTGAAGCAGATATATAAAGTCGCGATCGAAGCCTACAAGGCCCTCGAGTGCCGCGATTTCGCACGCGTCGACGTGCGGCTCGACGCCATGGGCAAGCCGCGCTTCATCGAGTGCAACCCGCTGCCGGGCCTGTCTCCGGTGAAGGGCGACCTCGTCATCCTGGCCAAGGCGACGGGAATGACCTACCGCGAGCTGATCGGCGAGATTCTCGACGTGTCGTTTGCCCGGCAGGGCCTGCTGATGCAGCAGCGCGCCGAGCTCAAATGCGCGTCCTGA
- a CDS encoding protein disulfide isomerase family protein has protein sequence MKKLVVTLFAFLALVALPLMVSAAEEGWLESIDEGLTQGGAESKIVMVDFTATWCGWCTKLKDEVFSTDEFKKAAGEKLVLVAIDADKNRELVDKYKVEGFPTILFLDTDGREVNRIVGFRDLQGFLEEISKLPAASAQKPAATEEQTEKK, from the coding sequence ATGAAAAAACTGGTTGTGACCCTGTTTGCCTTCCTGGCTCTTGTCGCGTTGCCGCTGATGGTTTCGGCCGCCGAAGAGGGGTGGCTCGAAAGCATCGACGAAGGTCTCACGCAGGGCGGAGCCGAGTCGAAGATCGTGATGGTCGACTTCACGGCCACCTGGTGCGGGTGGTGTACCAAGCTGAAGGACGAAGTGTTCTCGACCGACGAGTTCAAGAAGGCTGCCGGCGAAAAGCTGGTCCTCGTCGCGATCGATGCCGACAAGAACCGCGAGTTGGTCGACAAATACAAGGTCGAAGGGTTCCCGACCATTCTGTTCCTCGACACCGACGGCCGCGAAGTGAACCGGATCGTCGGCTTCAGGGACCTGCAGGGATTCCTCGAAGAGATTTCGAAGCTTCCCGCGGCTTCCGCTCAGAAACCGGCGGCAACCGAAGAGCAGACCGAGAAAAAATAG
- the yhbY gene encoding ribosome assembly RNA-binding protein YhbY, with product MKLSSKQRKYLETLAHDLEPMVRIGKGGVTPTVIQSVIDSLKAQELVKVKILDNASVEKDEVADVLVEHANCTLVRIIGRVLILFRPKDEEKKRRIVLPADRDSD from the coding sequence ATGAAACTCTCTTCGAAACAGCGCAAATATCTCGAGACCCTGGCCCATGACCTCGAGCCGATGGTCAGGATCGGCAAGGGCGGCGTCACGCCGACCGTCATCCAGAGCGTCATCGACAGCCTGAAAGCCCAGGAACTCGTCAAGGTCAAGATCCTCGACAACGCGAGCGTCGAGAAGGACGAGGTCGCCGACGTGCTCGTCGAACACGCGAACTGCACCCTGGTGCGGATCATCGGCCGCGTGCTGATCCTGTTCCGCCCCAAGGACGAGGAAAAGAAACGCCGCATTGTCCTCCCTGCCGATCGCGATTCCGACTGA
- a CDS encoding DUF2877 domain-containing protein → MKESLFGRVLGVDPRLADDTAVGGLSLRLRADDALVFFTSEGRMVSLVTAARGRGPDAIVLERLPRPDLELAADNWSIAGGKLIVPGHGMLNLQEAPSQPSNMLAAVRDFPGHLRSSLGRALRGSPPPLESALADLSRSLKESHVEAAERPVLSIVGRGMGVFPDGDAAMCGFLLTGRACELGGRLRADWHGRLAMEVRRFLHRTTPFAIAWLRFALEGRTDAFQERLFDAMSRDVETAADVAVDEMMRDPSIPGIPFLTGVAAALDLVNADLRQSGIVKYRTS, encoded by the coding sequence GTGAAAGAAAGTTTGTTCGGGCGCGTTCTCGGCGTCGATCCGCGCCTGGCGGATGACACGGCCGTCGGGGGGCTGAGTCTTCGCCTGCGGGCCGACGACGCTCTCGTTTTTTTCACTTCCGAGGGGCGGATGGTCTCGCTCGTCACGGCTGCTCGAGGCCGAGGCCCCGACGCAATCGTTCTCGAACGGCTTCCACGGCCTGACCTCGAGCTTGCGGCTGACAACTGGTCCATCGCCGGGGGAAAGCTGATCGTTCCGGGACATGGCATGCTGAACCTGCAGGAAGCGCCGTCCCAGCCTTCGAACATGCTCGCGGCCGTCCGGGATTTCCCCGGCCACCTGCGAAGTTCTCTCGGCCGAGCGCTTCGCGGGAGTCCGCCGCCGCTCGAAAGCGCTCTCGCGGACCTGTCGCGAAGCCTGAAGGAATCCCACGTCGAAGCCGCCGAACGGCCCGTTCTGTCCATCGTCGGCCGTGGCATGGGGGTGTTCCCCGACGGGGACGCGGCGATGTGCGGCTTCCTGCTGACGGGCCGGGCGTGCGAGCTGGGGGGGCGGCTTCGCGCCGACTGGCACGGACGGCTGGCCATGGAGGTCCGCCGCTTCCTTCACCGCACGACGCCGTTCGCGATCGCCTGGCTGCGTTTCGCCCTCGAAGGGCGGACCGACGCATTCCAGGAACGCCTGTTCGACGCCATGAGTCGCGACGTCGAGACCGCGGCCGACGTCGCGGTCGATGAAATGATGCGTGATCCCTCGATCCCGGGAATCCCCTTTCTCACGGGCGTCGCGGCCGCCCTCGATCTCGTCAACGCCGATCTTCGCCAGTCGGGCATTGTAAAATATCGAACTTCATAA